The following are from one region of the Stigmatella ashevillena genome:
- a CDS encoding DUF2019 domain-containing protein: MKLEELVEQFAQNVADQTDAIWSGDAKTGNKHAKKYGAAFDKLRTHGDAGRDALTVLFKHPRLDVRVMAAAHLLRYRTAEAKAVLEEVAKGEGLISFKAGQALKRWEEGTWALDPE; encoded by the coding sequence ATGAAGCTGGAGGAACTCGTCGAGCAGTTCGCGCAGAACGTGGCCGATCAGACCGACGCCATCTGGAGTGGAGACGCCAAGACCGGGAACAAGCACGCCAAGAAGTACGGTGCTGCCTTCGACAAACTCCGCACTCACGGTGATGCCGGGCGCGACGCCCTGACCGTGCTGTTCAAGCACCCACGCCTGGACGTACGAGTCATGGCCGCCGCGCACCTGCTCCGCTATCGAACGGCCGAGGCAAAAGCGGTCTTGGAGGAGGTCGCCAAGGGTGAGGGGCTGATCTCATTCAAAGCAGGGCAGGCGCTGAAGCGGTGGGAGGAAGGTACCTGGGCTCTT